The following are encoded in a window of Hydrogenobacter sp. genomic DNA:
- the radC gene encoding DNA repair protein RadC, protein MYRGRRLKEIPKELRPREKMKNIGSHVLSDEELLALLLGSGTKDEDVLSLSRRILKLGWDKLKGMGVNELIKELKGIGEAKACQIKALIELSKRMYEPHAQIVMNTPEDVYNFLRDKMDNRREHLWALYLTPSNTLIDYELVAIGKMNSVFADPKDILYGAVRTACHSIILAHTHPGGEHKPSKADVEFTQRMKKACQLLGFELLDHIILTKKGYFSMKEREVL, encoded by the coding sequence ATGTACAGGGGCAGGAGACTCAAAGAGATACCTAAGGAACTAAGACCTAGGGAGAAAATGAAAAACATAGGTTCGCATGTGTTATCCGATGAAGAGCTTCTCGCACTACTTTTAGGATCAGGTACAAAAGATGAAGATGTACTTTCCCTCTCAAGGAGGATACTCAAGCTTGGCTGGGATAAGCTCAAGGGTATGGGAGTAAATGAACTTATAAAAGAGTTAAAAGGGATAGGAGAAGCGAAAGCTTGCCAGATAAAAGCTCTCATAGAACTGAGTAAACGCATGTATGAACCTCACGCGCAGATAGTCATGAATACACCTGAGGATGTTTATAACTTTTTGAGGGACAAAATGGACAATAGGAGGGAACACCTTTGGGCTTTGTACCTTACCCCTTCCAACACCCTTATAGATTACGAGCTGGTGGCTATAGGCAAGATGAATTCGGTCTTTGCGGATCCGAAAGACATCCTTTACGGAGCTGTGCGTACAGCTTGTCACTCAATAATATTAGCTCACACTCATCCCGGAGGTGAACATAAACCCTCAAAAGCCGATGTAGAATTTACCCAAAGGATGAAGAAGGCTTGCCAGCTTTTAGGATTTGAACTTCTTGATCACATCATACTCACTAAAAAGGGCTATTTTTCCATGAAAGAGAGGGAGGTGTTGTAA